One genomic window of Deinococcus peraridilitoris DSM 19664 includes the following:
- a CDS encoding helix-turn-helix domain-containing protein: MPKTWKQVRAEAAERGRIDEAKVAEHREAGLASVRAYRLAELRKRTGFNQEEIAQKVGVTQSRVSRIERGDIGHTELGTLRAFTEAFGGELEVVVKLGDERVVLV; encoded by the coding sequence ATGCCGAAGACTTGGAAGCAAGTTCGTGCCGAAGCTGCCGAACGCGGACGTATTGACGAGGCGAAGGTTGCTGAGCACCGCGAAGCCGGACTCGCCAGTGTGCGCGCATACCGCCTCGCAGAACTCCGCAAGAGGACTGGATTTAACCAAGAGGAAATCGCGCAGAAGGTCGGCGTCACGCAATCACGGGTTTCCCGCATCGAACGAGGTGACATCGGGCACACTGAACTCGGCACCCTCCGCGCGTTCACAGAAGCATTTGGCGGTGAGCTTGAAGTGGTCGTCAAGTTGGGCGATGAGCGCGTCGTGCTCGTCTGA
- a CDS encoding WapI family immunity protein: MQFEAGRVSFQLDLVGYQFPHLTSQEWDSDWLRVRVRLQHAARVWKLTDPALTTFEVQG; this comes from the coding sequence ATGCAGTTTGAAGCCGGTCGAGTCTCATTCCAACTGGATCTTGTCGGCTATCAGTTTCCTCACCTCACCAGTCAGGAGTGGGATTCTGACTGGCTGCGTGTCCGCGTGCGGCTCCAACATGCTGCCCGCGTCTGGAAGCTCACGGACCCGGCCCTGACGACCTTCGAGGTGCAGGGTTGA
- a CDS encoding winged helix-turn-helix domain-containing protein, protein MLYAVLGDLKLPVGDHVYKLLIKLGFSVQKPGKKPVERDKPAIHTWSRTKGVEISKKSRGGPDACLSGRKRLQRLKVALIILAYNLKFRDLASP, encoded by the coding sequence GTGCTGTACGCCGTGCTCGGCGACCTCAAGCTGCCAGTAGGCGACCACGTGTATAAACTGCTGATCAAGCTCGGTTTCAGCGTGCAGAAACCCGGCAAGAAGCCTGTAGAGCGCGACAAGCCGGCGATTCACACCTGGTCGAGAACCAAGGGCGTGGAGATCAGCAAAAAAAGTCGAGGCGGGCCTGACGCTTGTCTGTCTGGGCGAAAGCGGCTTCAGCGCCTCAAGGTGGCGCTGATCATCCTGGCGTACAACCTCAAATTCCGCGACCTGGCCTCACCATAA
- a CDS encoding DMT family transporter, with protein MIWLAVLFALLAGVVVPLQAAANARLGSAAGHPAWGALISVIVTLLVLGTYVLLFRPGNVSSLIATPVPWWAWLGGLFGATYLLGLTALAPRLGTATLLGLIVLGQLLIASLLEHFGLMGMRTHPLSPGRLLGLALLIVGVVLVRRY; from the coding sequence TTGATCTGGCTGGCGGTACTCTTCGCCCTGCTCGCCGGGGTTGTCGTGCCCCTCCAGGCTGCCGCCAACGCCCGGCTCGGCAGCGCAGCGGGACACCCAGCCTGGGGGGCTTTGATCAGCGTGATCGTGACCCTGCTGGTGCTCGGCACCTACGTACTCCTGTTCCGGCCCGGGAACGTTTCCAGCCTGATTGCTACGCCCGTACCCTGGTGGGCCTGGCTGGGCGGTTTGTTCGGCGCCACGTACCTGCTGGGCCTCACGGCCCTCGCGCCCCGCCTGGGGACAGCGACCCTCCTCGGCTTGATCGTGCTGGGTCAACTGCTGATCGCCAGCCTGCTGGAGCACTTCGGGTTGATGGGAATGAGGACCCACCCGCTTTCCCCGGGCCGCTTGCTGGGCCTCGCGTTACTGATCGTAGGGGTGGTGCTCGTACGCCGCTACTGA
- a CDS encoding type II toxin-antitoxin system RelE/ParE family toxin, which yields MCYILCVTWTIILLDEVTAWFDSLDDETTQLVTSAIDMLEERGPSLGRPMVDTLEGTNLPNLKELCPGSSGRSEIRILFVAPGILLTAGDKTGHWKRWYKEHIPIAEAHCHEGLKDDRDQEEL from the coding sequence GTGTGTTATATTTTATGCGTAACGTGGACGATCATTCTTCTGGACGAAGTCACCGCCTGGTTCGACAGCCTCGATGATGAAACGACTCAACTGGTTACCAGCGCCATTGACATGCTCGAAGAACGCGGCCCAAGCCTTGGACGCCCCATGGTTGACACTCTCGAAGGAACCAACCTGCCGAACCTCAAAGAGCTTTGTCCCGGTTCCAGTGGCCGCAGTGAAATCCGCATTCTTTTCGTAGCGCCGGGCATCCTCCTGACGGCTGGCGACAAGACAGGACATTGGAAGCGGTGGTACAAGGAACATATTCCCATCGCTGAGGCCCATTGCCACGAAGGGCTGAAAGACGATCGCGACCAAGAGGAGTTGTAA
- a CDS encoding IS1 family transposase, translated as MIECDELATFVGRKDRQVWIWLAMERKTRRIVGCFVGPRDAVGAFGLWEHMATPFLDAVCHTDKLGAYKSVVFEGRQRIGGTQHIERFNCTLRQRLARLTRKTLAFSRKLDHLIGLVWLFIHHYNASLLGIRDHSSRERARRSR; from the coding sequence TTCGTTGGTCGGAAGGATCGGCAGGTATGGATCTGGCTGGCCATGGAACGCAAAACCCGCAGGATCGTAGGCTGCTTTGTTGGCCCGCGTGACGCTGTCGGTGCTTTTGGCTTGTGGGAGCATATGGCCACGCCATTCCTGGACGCCGTGTGTCATACCGACAAGCTTGGGGCGTACAAAAGCGTGGTGTTCGAAGGGAGGCAGCGGATCGGGGGTACGCAGCACATCGAGCGTTTCAACTGCACCTTGCGTCAGCGGCTCGCTCGCCTGACCAGAAAGACACTCGCCTTCTCGCGGAAGCTCGATCACCTGATCGGGCTCGTGTGGCTCTTTATCCACCACTACAACGCATCACTGCTGGGTATCAGGGATCACTCGTCCCGTGAACGGGCACGCCGTTCACGATAG
- a CDS encoding threonine ammonia-lyase, whose amino-acid sequence MTFSELSLSALREAHARLAGGVLLTPVWHWQTGVIAEQLVPETEVWLKLELWQKTGTFKLRGALNSIEALDEAARARGVTAVSAGNHAIAVAYAAREAGVSAKVVMLQHSNPARVQACQALGAEVHLAPDVHQAFERVHTIQVHEGRTLIHPFEGPLTSQGTAGVGLEFMDQVPDLDAVIVPVGGGGLISGVAAAVKHLRPQCQVFGVEPLGADSLFQSLNAGEPVRLERVATIADSLGAPFALPYSFEVCRTFVDEVVRVSDDDLCRAMFYLFRDMKLVTEPATAAGTAALLGPLKERLNGKRVGIVACGANIDAASFDTHLERGQALVGL is encoded by the coding sequence ATGACCTTCAGCGAACTGAGCCTTTCTGCGCTGCGCGAGGCCCACGCCCGCCTGGCAGGCGGAGTGCTGCTCACACCCGTGTGGCACTGGCAGACGGGCGTCATTGCCGAGCAATTGGTTCCCGAAACTGAAGTCTGGTTGAAGCTGGAACTGTGGCAGAAAACGGGCACATTCAAGCTGCGGGGCGCACTGAACTCTATCGAGGCACTGGATGAGGCGGCGCGGGCCCGGGGGGTCACGGCGGTGAGTGCCGGGAATCATGCCATTGCCGTGGCTTACGCGGCACGCGAAGCGGGCGTCAGCGCCAAGGTGGTGATGTTGCAGCACTCCAATCCAGCCCGGGTTCAGGCCTGCCAGGCGCTCGGCGCAGAGGTGCACCTGGCCCCGGACGTCCACCAGGCGTTCGAGCGGGTCCACACCATTCAGGTACACGAAGGCCGCACCCTGATTCACCCGTTTGAGGGTCCGCTGACGTCGCAGGGTACCGCGGGCGTGGGACTGGAATTTATGGATCAGGTGCCGGACCTGGACGCAGTGATCGTGCCTGTCGGTGGGGGAGGCCTGATCTCTGGCGTGGCAGCAGCGGTGAAGCACCTCCGGCCGCAGTGTCAGGTGTTCGGGGTGGAACCACTGGGTGCGGACTCGCTGTTTCAAAGCTTGAATGCCGGTGAGCCGGTTCGCCTGGAGCGGGTGGCGACGATTGCGGACAGTCTGGGTGCGCCGTTTGCCTTGCCTTACTCGTTTGAGGTGTGCCGGACGTTTGTGGATGAGGTGGTGCGGGTGTCAGACGACGATCTGTGCCGGGCCATGTTCTACCTGTTCCGAGACATGAAACTGGTCACGGAACCGGCAACCGCGGCGGGAACGGCGGCCTTGCTCGGACCGCTGAAGGAGCGCTTGAACGGGAAACGGGTGGGAATTGTGGCGTGCGGTGCCAATATTGATGCGGCGTCGTTCGACACCCATCTTGAGCGTGGGCAGGCGTTGGTCGGGCTGTGA
- a CDS encoding RidA family protein, with protein sequence MNTEPQKSDIDPLTRPEVALRRPYALTRQAAGLLFISGQVGLDPETQQLVPGGFPAEFGQMMTNLQRILTEHQLTLRDLVSVNVYLTAPDDYTRLNELYLAAFDDALPTRTTVVVRALPLGATVEIQSVAALTGA encoded by the coding sequence ATGAATACTGAACCTCAAAAGTCCGATATTGATCCCTTAACACGGCCTGAGGTCGCTCTCCGTCGTCCCTACGCACTGACACGGCAAGCCGCAGGCCTCTTGTTCATCTCCGGACAGGTTGGCCTTGATCCTGAGACGCAGCAGCTTGTGCCAGGTGGCTTTCCCGCCGAGTTTGGGCAGATGATGACCAATCTTCAGCGCATCCTTACGGAGCATCAACTCACCCTTCGTGATCTGGTCAGCGTCAACGTCTACCTGACGGCCCCAGATGACTACACGAGGCTGAACGAGTTGTACCTCGCGGCTTTCGATGATGCCCTGCCGACGCGCACCACTGTGGTTGTTCGGGCACTTCCCCTGGGTGCCACGGTCGAAATTCAGAGTGTGGCCGCCTTGACTGGAGCATGA